One stretch of Streptomyces peucetius DNA includes these proteins:
- a CDS encoding NAD(P)-dependent oxidoreductase, with translation MRITVFGAAGNVGRRTVAEALSRGHDVTAVVRDPARAAGLPAAARLRVGDAADPESVTALAADQDLVIGATRPARGREDELVSTTTALLAGVARAGVRLLVVGGAATLTLPEGGGVTVVDDPGFPAELRPIAEACAAQLDVCRAVGVLADWVYLSPPALLEPGERTGAYRLGTDELLVDVRGVSAISMEDFAVAVLDEAERPGHRRTRYTVAY, from the coding sequence ATGCGCATCACCGTGTTCGGAGCAGCGGGGAACGTCGGACGCCGGACGGTGGCGGAAGCCCTGTCCCGAGGCCATGACGTCACCGCCGTCGTACGCGACCCGGCACGCGCGGCCGGCCTGCCTGCCGCCGCCCGCCTCCGGGTCGGCGACGCCGCCGACCCGGAGTCCGTCACCGCCCTGGCAGCGGACCAGGACCTCGTGATCGGCGCGACCCGGCCGGCGCGCGGACGGGAGGACGAACTCGTCAGCACGACCACGGCGTTGCTCGCGGGCGTCGCCCGCGCCGGCGTGCGGCTGCTCGTGGTCGGCGGCGCGGCGACCCTCACCCTGCCAGAAGGCGGCGGCGTCACCGTGGTCGACGATCCCGGCTTCCCCGCCGAGCTGCGGCCCATCGCCGAGGCCTGCGCCGCCCAGCTCGACGTCTGCAGGGCGGTCGGCGTCCTCGCGGACTGGGTGTACCTCAGCCCGCCCGCCCTGCTGGAGCCCGGCGAGCGCACGGGCGCCTACCGGCTCGGCACCGACGAACTGCTCGTCGACGTCCGGGGTGTCTCCGCCATATCCATGGAGGACTTCGCGGTCGCCGTGCTGGACGAGGCCGAACGGCCCGGGCACCGGCGCACGCGGTACACCGTCGCGTACTGA
- a CDS encoding SseB family protein encodes MALKNIPDPGFSDDDGTADPDLEAALAAWSEDRTAEQPVLEALRGARLLVPVVAVLGEVEEDEETGLRREKTSDMAVPTLTAGSRRALPAFTSIASLARWNPEARPVAVPLHQALQAAAHEKADTLVLDLAGPVPYQLSGPALLALAEGRTSTDPLADPAVTGALRTALAADPAVLRAHLGPGRDSDGTLALVLAADGDPAEAGRRVAQALAGDDVLRARLVRGLDLALLPAGATPPGEPFYVSPAA; translated from the coding sequence GTGGCGCTCAAGAACATTCCCGATCCCGGTTTCTCCGACGACGACGGCACCGCCGACCCGGACCTCGAGGCGGCTCTCGCCGCCTGGTCCGAGGACCGCACCGCCGAACAGCCGGTCCTGGAGGCGCTGCGCGGCGCCCGGCTCCTGGTTCCCGTCGTCGCCGTCCTCGGCGAGGTGGAGGAGGACGAGGAGACGGGGCTGCGCCGCGAGAAGACCAGTGACATGGCCGTGCCGACGCTCACGGCCGGCTCCCGCCGCGCCCTTCCGGCGTTCACCTCGATCGCGTCGCTCGCCCGGTGGAACCCCGAGGCCCGCCCGGTCGCCGTGCCCCTGCACCAGGCGCTCCAGGCCGCCGCCCACGAGAAGGCGGACACCCTCGTGCTCGACCTGGCCGGCCCCGTCCCGTACCAGCTGAGCGGTCCTGCCCTGCTCGCCCTCGCCGAGGGCCGTACGAGCACCGACCCGCTCGCCGACCCCGCGGTCACCGGGGCCCTGCGGACGGCGCTCGCGGCCGATCCGGCGGTGCTGCGCGCCCACCTCGGTCCCGGCCGGGACTCCGACGGCACGCTGGCGCTGGTACTGGCGGCGGACGGCGACCCCGCGGAGGCGGGACGGCGCGTCGCGCAGGCGCTGGCGGGCGACGACGTATTGAGGGCCCGCCTGGTGCGGGGCCTCGACCTGGCGCTGCTGCCGGCCGGGGCCACCCCTCCGGGCGAGCCCTTCTACGTAAGCCCTGCCGCGTAA
- a CDS encoding amino acid deaminase/aldolase produces the protein MTPRAADRARYDRATAHLDAPLAIVDLEAFDANAGDLARRADGKPIRVASKSVRCRALLERVLAMDGFAGIMSFTLDESIWLARAGFEDVLLAYPSADRAGYAELAGDPKLAAAVTVMVDDPAQLELIDRARAGGAEEIRVCLEMDTALRLLGGRVRVGARRSPLREPAQLAELARSVARRPGFRLVGLMAYEGHVAGVGDAVTGSPVRSRAVRLMQRAARKELAARRAAVVRAVRAVAPELEFVNGGGTGSVQHTAAEDAVTEIAAGSGLYVPRLFDNYTSFTGRPAALFAQPVVRRPGVGVVTVLGGGYPASGAAGRDRLPVPYLPEGLRYDPQEGAGEVQTPLLGAPADDLLIGDKVWFRHAKAGELCERFDTLHLVEGDRVTGAAPTYRGEGRTFL, from the coding sequence ATGACTCCCCGTGCCGCCGACCGGGCCCGCTACGACAGGGCCACCGCCCACCTCGACGCGCCGCTCGCGATCGTCGATCTCGAGGCGTTCGACGCCAACGCCGGGGATCTGGCGCGCAGAGCGGACGGCAAGCCGATCCGGGTCGCCAGCAAGTCGGTGCGCTGCCGGGCACTGCTGGAGCGGGTGCTGGCCATGGACGGGTTCGCGGGGATCATGTCGTTCACGCTGGACGAGTCGATCTGGCTGGCGCGCGCCGGTTTCGAGGACGTACTGCTCGCCTATCCGTCCGCGGACCGCGCGGGTTACGCGGAGCTGGCGGGCGATCCCAAGCTCGCCGCCGCAGTGACCGTGATGGTCGACGACCCGGCGCAGCTGGAGCTCATCGACCGGGCCCGGGCGGGCGGCGCGGAGGAGATCCGGGTCTGTCTCGAAATGGACACGGCGCTGCGTCTGCTGGGCGGCCGCGTGCGGGTCGGTGCGCGGCGCTCGCCGCTGCGTGAGCCCGCGCAGCTCGCCGAGCTGGCCCGGTCCGTCGCCCGCCGGCCCGGTTTCCGCCTGGTGGGGCTGATGGCGTACGAGGGCCATGTCGCCGGGGTGGGCGACGCGGTCACGGGGTCGCCGGTGCGTTCGCGTGCCGTGCGGCTGATGCAGCGCGCGGCGCGTAAGGAACTGGCCGCGCGCCGGGCCGCGGTGGTGCGGGCGGTACGGGCCGTGGCTCCGGAACTGGAGTTCGTCAACGGGGGCGGCACCGGCAGCGTGCAGCACACGGCCGCCGAGGACGCCGTCACCGAAATCGCGGCCGGTTCGGGCCTGTACGTGCCGCGGCTGTTCGACAACTACACGTCGTTCACGGGCCGCCCGGCCGCGCTGTTCGCCCAACCGGTGGTGCGCCGCCCGGGCGTGGGGGTGGTGACGGTGCTCGGCGGCGGTTATCCCGCTTCCGGGGCGGCGGGCCGGGACCGGCTGCCCGTTCCGTATCTGCCGGAGGGCTTGCGCTACGACCCCCAGGAGGGCGCCGGAGAGGTGCAGACCCCCCTGTTGGGCGCACCCGCCGACGACCTCCTGATCGGTGACAAGGTGTGGTTCCGGCACGCCAAGGCCGGGGAGTTGTGCGAACGTTTCGACACTCTGCATCTCGTCGAGGGCGACCGGGTCACGGGCGCCGCGCCGACGTACCGGGGCGAGGGGCGAACCTTCCTCTGA
- a CDS encoding MarR family transcriptional regulator — protein MADHVDLVLRQWGAQRPDLDVSPMAVIGRLSRAGQLIGAELARTFAEHGLDRASFDVLATLRRSGPAHRLTPAGLMRSAMVTSGAITQRLDRLEARGLVTRTPSESDRRVVHVELTREGLALVDRTLPDHLATEHRVLAALTGPERRGLAGTLRRLLESLGDTAAEEILNYESEFCESVPAGQAPRNGPIRIEYGGERDADGSDADESNTDKSDAGESDGDASGSAGGRPELNRALAIARDIRRTAPERPVVLTVARLGLLAPTSSGLAAVARELREHGIGLEILTGPLSGVHDPEEPGATLFGVLVEAAELERGSRPPARKRPARGGGRPKVIDDDMLVRARSLRDQGVPVSEIAARLTIRTGRNAGQHPSVASLYRALAQDRREDRQP, from the coding sequence ATGGCAGACCATGTCGATCTCGTCCTGAGGCAGTGGGGCGCGCAGCGCCCCGATCTCGATGTGTCACCGATGGCCGTGATCGGCCGGCTCTCCCGGGCCGGGCAGCTGATCGGCGCCGAGCTCGCCCGCACGTTCGCCGAGCACGGTCTCGACCGGGCGTCGTTCGACGTCCTGGCGACCCTGCGGCGCAGCGGTCCCGCGCACCGGCTCACACCCGCCGGTCTGATGCGGTCCGCGATGGTCACGTCCGGGGCCATCACCCAGCGCCTGGACCGTCTCGAGGCGCGAGGGCTGGTCACCCGCACTCCCAGCGAGTCGGACCGCCGGGTGGTGCACGTCGAGCTGACCCGGGAGGGGCTGGCGCTCGTCGACCGGACACTGCCCGACCATCTGGCGACCGAGCACCGGGTGCTGGCCGCGCTGACCGGCCCCGAACGCCGCGGTCTGGCCGGCACGCTGCGCCGCCTGCTGGAGTCGCTCGGGGACACGGCCGCCGAGGAGATTCTCAATTATGAGAGCGAGTTTTGCGAAAGCGTCCCGGCCGGGCAGGCCCCGCGGAACGGGCCGATCCGCATCGAGTACGGCGGTGAGCGCGACGCGGACGGGAGCGACGCGGACGAGAGCAACACCGACAAGAGCGACGCCGGCGAGAGCGACGGGGATGCGAGCGGCTCCGCAGGGGGCCGGCCGGAGCTGAACCGTGCCCTGGCGATCGCCCGCGACATCAGGCGGACCGCACCCGAGCGGCCCGTGGTCCTGACCGTGGCGAGGCTCGGGCTGCTGGCCCCGACCTCCTCCGGTCTCGCGGCCGTCGCCCGCGAACTGCGGGAGCACGGCATCGGGCTCGAGATCCTCACGGGCCCGCTGAGCGGTGTGCACGATCCCGAGGAGCCCGGCGCCACTCTCTTCGGCGTCCTGGTGGAGGCGGCCGAGCTGGAACGGGGATCGCGGCCCCCCGCACGGAAGCGGCCGGCTCGTGGCGGCGGCCGGCCCAAGGTGATCGACGACGACATGCTGGTCCGGGCACGCTCGCTGCGGGACCAGGGGGTGCCCGTGTCGGAGATCGCCGCCCGGCTGACCATCAGGACCGGCAGGAACGCCGGGCAGCACCCGTCGGTCGCCTCGCTCTACCGGGCCCTCGCACAGGACCGCCGCGAGGACCGGCAGCCGTAG
- the rplT gene encoding 50S ribosomal protein L20: protein MARVKRAVNAHKKRRAILEQASGYRGQRSRLYRKAKEQVTHSLVYNYNDRKKRKGDFRQLWIQRINAAARQNGMTYNRLIQGLKAANIEVDRKILAELAVNDAGAFAALVEVAQKALPSDVNAPKAA, encoded by the coding sequence GTGGCACGCGTCAAGCGGGCAGTCAACGCCCACAAGAAGCGCCGGGCGATCCTCGAGCAGGCCAGCGGTTACCGCGGTCAGCGTTCGCGCCTGTACCGCAAGGCCAAGGAGCAGGTCACCCACTCCCTGGTCTACAACTACAACGACCGCAAGAAGCGCAAGGGCGACTTCCGTCAGCTGTGGATCCAGCGCATCAACGCCGCTGCCCGCCAGAACGGCATGACGTACAACCGCCTCATCCAGGGGCTGAAGGCCGCCAACATCGAGGTGGACCGCAAGATCCTGGCCGAGCTCGCCGTGAACGACGCAGGCGCGTTCGCCGCGCTCGTCGAGGTCGCGCAGAAGGCGCTGCCGAGCGACGTCAACGCTCCCAAGGCTGCCTGA
- the mycP gene encoding type VII secretion-associated serine protease mycosin, with the protein MRRPHVRRPHVRRPLGRRALAALAATAFVVLPATPAHADSIRDQQWSLEAMHTEQAWQTTRGEGVTVAVLDTGVDDQHPDLAGSVLPGKDFIGFGASRGDRAWARHGTAMAGIVAGHGHGPGRESGVLGIAPEAKILPVRVILEGSDKARDKARKTRGTALAQGIRWAADQGADVINLSLGDDSESAHPEAGEDAAVQYALSKGSVVVASAGNGGEKGDHISYPAAYPGVIAVTAVDRWGTHASFSTRRWYATVSAPGVNIVIADPDGRYYEGWGTSAAAAFVSGAVALVRSAHPELTPAQVKKLLMDTARDAPKGGRDDAKGYGTVDPAAAIAEGAKLRPGDLKAATAGYGKEYFGPGPTPADEDGGSGGWLAAAAGGVGALLLATAVVLWRGGRTRRP; encoded by the coding sequence ATGAGACGCCCCCACGTCCGCCGCCCCCACGTCCGCCGCCCCCTCGGCCGTCGCGCCCTCGCGGCCCTGGCCGCCACCGCGTTCGTCGTGCTGCCCGCGACACCCGCGCACGCCGACAGCATCCGGGACCAGCAGTGGAGCCTCGAGGCGATGCACACGGAGCAGGCGTGGCAGACGACCAGGGGTGAGGGCGTGACCGTCGCCGTGCTCGACACCGGGGTGGACGACCAGCATCCCGACCTCGCCGGTTCCGTACTGCCCGGCAAGGACTTCATCGGCTTCGGCGCCTCCCGCGGCGACCGCGCGTGGGCCCGGCACGGCACCGCGATGGCCGGCATCGTCGCCGGACACGGCCACGGCCCCGGCCGGGAGTCCGGCGTGCTCGGCATCGCCCCCGAGGCGAAGATCCTGCCCGTCCGGGTCATCCTCGAAGGCAGCGACAAGGCCCGGGACAAGGCCCGCAAGACCCGTGGCACCGCCCTGGCCCAGGGCATCCGCTGGGCGGCCGACCAGGGTGCCGATGTCATCAACCTCTCGCTCGGCGACGACAGCGAGTCCGCCCACCCCGAGGCCGGTGAGGACGCGGCCGTGCAGTACGCCCTCTCGAAGGGCTCGGTGGTCGTCGCCTCCGCCGGCAACGGCGGCGAGAAGGGCGACCACATCTCGTACCCCGCCGCCTACCCGGGCGTCATCGCGGTGACCGCCGTCGACCGCTGGGGCACCCACGCCTCGTTCTCCACCCGCCGCTGGTACGCCACCGTCAGCGCCCCGGGCGTCAACATCGTGATCGCCGACCCCGACGGCCGCTACTACGAGGGCTGGGGGACCAGCGCCGCCGCGGCCTTCGTGTCCGGCGCGGTCGCCCTCGTCCGCTCGGCGCACCCCGAGCTCACGCCCGCCCAGGTCAAGAAGCTCCTCATGGACACCGCGCGCGACGCCCCCAAGGGCGGCCGTGACGACGCCAAGGGCTACGGCACGGTCGACCCGGCGGCGGCGATCGCCGAGGGCGCGAAGCTGCGTCCCGGCGACCTGAAGGCGGCCACGGCGGGCTACGGCAAGGAGTACTTCGGTCCTGGCCCCACACCGGCCGACGAGGACGGCGGCTCCGGCGGCTGGCTTGCCGCGGCCGCCGGCGGTGTCGGCGCTCTGCTGCTGGCCACGGCCGTCGTCCTCTGGCGCGGCGGCCGCACGCGCCGCCCCTGA
- a CDS encoding ATP-binding protein, translated as MTVGTSRPAEPQDAALWGAQAPLIDPDELPDGLVVADERGLVVCFNAAAVRITAVDRTDAIGLPLERVLPLEDLKGRRWWTLTDPYGGLATRVGQPERNLLLPGGREVLVSARYVRDAPTGPLRRLVVSLRGTEARRRSERSHAELIATVAHELRSPLTSVKGFTATLLAKWERFTDDQKRLMLETVDADAGRVTRLIAELLDISRIDSGRLEVRRQPVDLGAAVRRHVDAHVAAGQAPDRFRVHVTRPLPDLWADPDKIDQVLGNLLENAVRHGEGTVTIDIAPSRSAHEQSGTGTAVTVTDEGPGIPEESMGRVFTRFWRGSKRGGTGLGLYIVKGIVEAHGGTITVGRGPGGGAEFRFTLPVGTPAHLQ; from the coding sequence ATGACGGTCGGGACCAGCAGGCCGGCAGAGCCGCAGGACGCGGCCCTGTGGGGCGCCCAGGCGCCCTTGATCGACCCCGACGAGCTCCCCGACGGTCTCGTCGTCGCCGACGAGCGGGGACTCGTCGTCTGCTTCAATGCGGCCGCCGTCCGCATCACCGCCGTGGACAGGACCGACGCCATCGGGCTGCCGCTGGAACGCGTCCTGCCGCTGGAGGACCTCAAGGGCCGCCGCTGGTGGACCCTGACCGACCCGTACGGCGGGCTCGCCACCCGCGTCGGCCAGCCCGAGCGCAATCTCCTGCTGCCCGGCGGCCGCGAGGTCCTCGTCTCCGCCCGCTACGTGCGTGACGCCCCCACCGGCCCGCTGCGCCGGCTCGTGGTCAGCCTGCGCGGCACGGAGGCCCGCCGCCGCAGCGAACGCAGCCACGCCGAGCTGATCGCCACCGTCGCCCACGAGCTGCGCTCCCCGCTGACCTCCGTCAAGGGCTTCACGGCGACCCTCCTCGCCAAGTGGGAGCGGTTCACCGACGACCAGAAGCGACTGATGCTGGAGACCGTCGACGCCGACGCGGGCCGCGTCACCCGCCTCATCGCGGAGCTCCTCGACATCTCCCGCATCGACTCCGGCCGTCTCGAGGTGCGCCGCCAGCCGGTCGACCTCGGCGCCGCCGTACGCCGCCACGTCGACGCGCACGTGGCCGCCGGCCAGGCTCCCGACCGCTTCCGGGTCCACGTCACCCGGCCGCTGCCCGACCTGTGGGCCGACCCCGACAAGATCGACCAGGTGCTCGGCAACCTGCTGGAAAACGCGGTGCGGCACGGCGAGGGAACTGTCACCATCGACATAGCGCCCTCGCGTTCCGCGCATGAGCAGAGCGGTACCGGCACCGCCGTCACCGTGACCGACGAGGGCCCCGGCATTCCGGAGGAGTCGATGGGCCGAGTCTTCACCCGCTTCTGGCGGGGGAGCAAACGCGGCGGCACCGGCCTCGGTCTGTACATCGTCAAGGGCATCGTCGAGGCGCACGGCGGGACGATCACCGTCGGCCGGGGACCCGGCGGCGGTGCCGAGTTCCGATTTACGTTGCCCGTCGGCACCCCGGCACACCTCCAGTAG
- a CDS encoding EamA family transporter, producing the protein MLSNHARIVLVTALAPAVWGTTYLVTTELLPPDRPLLAALLRALPAGLLLVAVTRRLPHGVWWWRAFVLGALNIGVFLALLFVAAYRLPGGVAATVGAVQPLLAAGLSAGLLGERLSPRTVLAGLAGVGGVSLLVLRADARLDPVGVAAALGGALVMAVGVVLAKRWTSPAPLLATTGWQLVAGGLLLLPVALAVEGPPPSTLTGANLAGYAYLSIIGAAVAYALWFRGIRALRPTAVSFLGLLSPVVATVLGAAVLGQQLNLLQTVGGLVVLGALVTAQTAGTRRRHDQKEKSDHAHHRVRSSGERRTPDGGGSPVPRP; encoded by the coding sequence GTGCTAAGCAATCACGCGAGAATTGTCCTCGTCACCGCACTCGCACCCGCCGTCTGGGGCACCACCTACCTGGTCACCACCGAACTGCTGCCGCCCGACAGGCCCCTCCTCGCCGCCCTGCTGCGGGCCCTGCCCGCCGGACTCCTGCTCGTGGCCGTCACCCGGCGGCTGCCGCACGGCGTGTGGTGGTGGCGCGCTTTCGTGCTCGGCGCGCTGAACATCGGCGTGTTCCTCGCACTGCTCTTCGTTGCCGCCTACCGGCTGCCGGGTGGTGTCGCCGCGACCGTCGGAGCCGTACAACCGCTGCTTGCCGCCGGGCTGTCCGCAGGACTTCTCGGCGAGCGGCTGTCACCGCGCACCGTCCTCGCCGGGCTCGCCGGCGTCGGCGGGGTCAGCCTGCTCGTGCTGCGCGCCGACGCGCGGCTGGATCCCGTCGGAGTCGCCGCCGCCCTCGGTGGGGCTCTCGTCATGGCCGTCGGGGTCGTCCTCGCCAAACGCTGGACATCGCCCGCGCCGCTGCTCGCCACCACCGGCTGGCAACTCGTCGCCGGCGGCCTGCTGCTGCTCCCCGTCGCGCTCGCCGTGGAGGGCCCGCCCCCGTCCACCCTCACCGGAGCGAACCTCGCCGGCTACGCCTACCTGTCGATCATCGGCGCCGCCGTCGCCTACGCGCTCTGGTTCCGCGGGATCCGGGCGCTGCGGCCGACTGCCGTCTCGTTCCTGGGACTGCTGAGCCCCGTGGTCGCCACGGTCCTCGGCGCGGCCGTCCTCGGCCAGCAGCTGAACCTGCTGCAGACCGTCGGCGGACTCGTCGTCCTCGGCGCCCTCGTCACCGCACAGACTGCCGGCACCCGTCGTCGACACGACCAGAAGGAGAAGTCGGACCATGCGCATCACCGTGTTCGGAGCAGCGGGGAACGTCGGACGCCGGACGGTGGCGGAAGCCCTGTCCCGAGGCCATGA
- the infC gene encoding translation initiation factor IF-3 translates to MVCSNRQCAAVCQTSAWCYLGGSISAEPRINDRIRVPEVRLVGPSGEQVGIVPLAKALELAQEYDLDLVEVAANARPPVCKLMDYGKFKYESAMKAREARKNQAHTVIKEMKLRPKIDPHDYDTKKGHVVRFLKQGDKVKITIMFRGREQSRPELGFRLLQRLAADVEDLGFIESNPKQDGRNMIMVLGPHKKKTEAMAEAREAQAARKAERQGSHEDEGGDAAPADTTSEA, encoded by the coding sequence TTGGTCTGTTCAAACAGACAATGCGCGGCTGTCTGCCAGACATCCGCGTGGTGCTACTTAGGAGGATCCATCAGCGCCGAGCCCCGCATCAACGACCGGATTCGCGTTCCCGAAGTGCGACTTGTCGGTCCCAGCGGCGAGCAGGTCGGGATTGTTCCGCTTGCCAAGGCCCTTGAGCTTGCTCAGGAGTACGACCTCGACCTCGTCGAGGTGGCGGCGAACGCCCGTCCGCCCGTGTGCAAGCTCATGGACTACGGGAAGTTCAAGTACGAGTCGGCCATGAAGGCCCGTGAGGCGCGCAAGAACCAGGCGCACACGGTCATCAAGGAGATGAAGCTCCGGCCGAAGATCGACCCGCACGACTACGACACCAAGAAGGGTCACGTCGTCCGGTTCCTCAAGCAGGGTGACAAGGTCAAGATCACGATCATGTTCCGTGGTCGTGAGCAGTCCCGCCCTGAGCTTGGCTTCCGTCTGCTGCAGCGTCTCGCGGCGGACGTCGAGGACCTCGGCTTCATCGAGTCGAACCCGAAGCAGGACGGCCGGAACATGATCATGGTTCTCGGCCCCCACAAGAAGAAGACCGAGGCCATGGCCGAGGCCCGTGAGGCTCAGGCGGCACGCAAGGCGGAGCGCCAGGGCTCGCACGAGGACGAGGGCGGCGACGCCGCCCCGGCCGACACAACGTCCGAGGCATGA
- a CDS encoding TrmH family RNA methyltransferase, translated as MPTPELISPRSPRVTAARRLAKRNFRGKDRLFIAEGPQAVREAVAHRGPDGAATLVELFTTVEAAERYADIVDAARAAGARVHHAADSVLAEVSQTVTPQGLVGVCRFLDSPFEDILAARPRLVAVLAHVRDPGNAGTVLRCADAAGADAVILTDASVDLYNPKSVRASVGSHFHLPVAVGVPVEQAVQGLRDAGVRVLAADGAGEDDLDDELDAGTMGGPTAWIFGNEAWGLPEETRALADAVVRVPIHGKAESLNLATAAAVCLYASARAQRAGAKGAPAT; from the coding sequence ATGCCGACCCCCGAGCTGATCTCCCCCCGCTCGCCCCGAGTCACCGCCGCACGGCGGCTCGCCAAGCGCAACTTCCGGGGGAAGGACCGCCTGTTCATCGCCGAGGGGCCGCAGGCCGTCCGGGAGGCCGTCGCCCACCGCGGGCCCGACGGCGCGGCGACACTGGTCGAGCTGTTCACCACCGTCGAGGCAGCGGAGCGCTACGCCGACATCGTCGACGCAGCGCGGGCCGCCGGGGCCCGCGTCCACCACGCCGCGGACAGCGTGCTCGCCGAGGTCTCCCAGACCGTCACCCCGCAGGGCCTCGTCGGCGTCTGCCGGTTCCTCGACTCGCCCTTCGAGGACATTTTGGCCGCCCGCCCCAGGCTCGTCGCCGTGCTCGCCCACGTACGCGACCCCGGGAACGCCGGCACCGTGCTGCGCTGCGCCGACGCCGCAGGCGCGGACGCCGTGATCCTCACCGACGCGTCCGTCGACCTCTACAACCCCAAGTCCGTGCGCGCCTCGGTCGGTTCCCACTTCCATCTCCCCGTCGCCGTCGGCGTACCCGTCGAGCAGGCCGTCCAGGGGCTGCGCGACGCGGGCGTACGCGTGCTCGCCGCCGACGGGGCGGGCGAGGACGACCTCGACGACGAGCTCGACGCCGGCACCATGGGCGGTCCCACCGCCTGGATCTTCGGCAACGAGGCCTGGGGACTGCCGGAGGAGACACGAGCGCTCGCCGACGCCGTCGTACGCGTCCCGATCCACGGAAAGGCCGAGAGCCTGAACCTGGCGACCGCGGCGGCCGTATGTCTCTACGCGTCGGCGCGCGCCCAGCGCGCCGGGGCCAAGGGTGCCCCGGCGACCTGA
- the rpmI gene encoding 50S ribosomal protein L35, with protein sequence MPKNKTHSGAKKRFKITGSGKVLRERAGKRHLLEHKPSTLTRRLTGNAEMAPADAKKIKKLLGK encoded by the coding sequence ATGCCGAAGAACAAGACGCACAGCGGTGCCAAGAAGCGCTTCAAGATCACCGGCTCCGGCAAGGTGCTCCGCGAGCGCGCCGGCAAGCGCCACCTGCTCGAGCACAAGCCGTCCACGCTGACGCGTCGCCTCACCGGCAACGCGGAGATGGCTCCGGCCGACGCCAAGAAGATCAAGAAGCTTCTCGGCAAGTGA
- a CDS encoding DUF1844 domain-containing protein, with product MSDATSPNETSGSPESPDFDAMARDIAEVPAVEVIVTVAVNLMSAAAVKLGLTEDAEDHKDLDEARKLVHALAGLLDASTTEISSFHAAPLRDGLKSLQLAFREASLVPDEPGQGPGEKYTGPVYG from the coding sequence ATGAGTGACGCGACCTCCCCCAACGAAACATCCGGATCACCCGAATCGCCTGACTTCGACGCCATGGCGCGTGACATCGCCGAGGTCCCGGCCGTCGAGGTGATCGTCACGGTCGCGGTGAACCTGATGAGCGCGGCAGCGGTGAAGCTCGGCCTCACCGAGGACGCCGAGGACCACAAGGACCTGGACGAGGCCCGCAAGCTCGTCCACGCCCTGGCCGGACTGCTGGACGCCAGTACGACGGAGATCAGCTCCTTCCACGCCGCCCCGCTCCGGGACGGTCTGAAGTCGCTGCAGCTCGCCTTCCGTGAGGCGTCGCTGGTGCCGGACGAGCCGGGCCAGGGCCCCGGCGAGAAGTACACCGGCCCCGTGTACGGCTGA